TGAGTATGGGTCGTCTTGCAGTCAATTTATCCATGATTTTTACCGAAGTTCCTTTAATTGAACGCTTCGCTCTGGCTCATGCACAGGGCTTTGAATATGTAGAAATTCAATTCCCCTATGAATTGACGATTGAAGATATTCAAACTCAACTCGAACGCTACAATCTCAGCCTTTGCTTAATTAATGTACCTGCTGGTGACCTTATGCAAGGTGGGAATGGTTTAGCAGGCATACCCGGCCAAGAAGCAGCTTTTCATGAAGCATTAGAATTGGCTATTCGTTATGCCACCGCTTTAAACGTTCCTCGTGTTAATATTTTAGCGGGTAAACAACCGCTTGATGCAGACTTGCTTCCTTGTTTAAAAACGTTAGCAGCTAACCTAAAACTTGCCTGCAATTTACTCGGTGAACACGGTATAGAGCCTGTTTTCGAAATGATTAACGGCACTGATATGCCACGCTTTTTAGTGCAAAACATTGCACAAGCACAAGAGATGCTAGAAGCGGTCAACCACCCTGCTCTCAAAATGCAGTATGACTGCTATCACATGGCAATGATGGGTGAAGA
This genomic stretch from Acinetobacter pittii harbors:
- the hyi gene encoding hydroxypyruvate isomerase family protein, which produces MGRLAVNLSMIFTEVPLIERFALAHAQGFEYVEIQFPYELTIEDIQTQLERYNLSLCLINVPAGDLMQGGNGLAGIPGQEAAFHEALELAIRYATALNVPRVNILAGKQPLDADLLPCLKTLAANLKLACNLLGEHGIEPVFEMINGTDMPRFLVQNIAQAQEMLEAVNHPALKMQYDCYHMAMMGEDVLEGLQENINLIGHIQFADCPGRHEPDTAQIPYEQIFSWLKQSSYQNYIAAEYKPENGSNQSFTWKKKYFSDDVNI